One segment of bacterium DNA contains the following:
- the ligA gene encoding NAD-dependent DNA ligase LigA, producing MPKVPARAAARWRDLVAEIRRHDALYYQAAAPVIADQAYDALLAELAALEAAHPDLAVPESPTQRVGEGRDEAFPPHLHALPMLSLANTYSRDELDDFFKRTLKALDEEDDTSLEWSVEPKVDGVALSLEYAAGRLARAATRGDGREGDLVTANVYGFLNLPARLQEPLDLTVRGEAYLDRERFRALNAAREAAGEEPFANPRNLAAGSLKLHDSREVARRGLSLAVYALHGEGLPGRHTERLAWAAALGLPVLPVRACRGEAAVLAAVAALDAERGALPYETDGAVVKLDSLALQERLGATAKSPRWGIAYKFAAERAATRLLAIRLQVGRTGAVTPVAELEPVLLAGTTVSRATLHNREEIRRRDLRAGDRVWVEKGGEIIPKIVGVVEAARDGSQRPFVFPDECPACGAPLSFAEEEVAVRCENPACPAQLRRRLEHFASRGALDIEGLGRQWVEILVERGLVRRLADLFALRAEQLTALERMGEKSAANLLAAIARARTRSWRRKLYALGIRHVGAETARTLAAHYPDLARLRAATPEALQELADVGPIVAAAVVDFCGRESVARELDALAAAGFFAHSEPETAAPAAGAGRLAGRTVVITGGFVDASRAELKAWCEAQGAKVTDSVSARTQLLLAGEKPGSKLARAQALGIEIWDAARLARERREAP from the coding sequence ATGCCCAAAGTGCCCGCGCGCGCCGCTGCCCGCTGGCGCGACCTGGTCGCCGAGATCCGCCGGCACGACGCGCTCTACTATCAGGCGGCGGCGCCGGTCATCGCCGACCAGGCCTACGACGCGCTCCTTGCCGAGCTGGCGGCGCTGGAGGCCGCCCATCCTGATCTCGCCGTGCCCGAGAGCCCCACGCAGCGCGTCGGGGAGGGGCGCGACGAGGCCTTCCCGCCGCACCTCCATGCCCTGCCGATGCTGAGCCTCGCCAACACCTACAGTCGGGACGAGCTCGACGACTTCTTCAAGCGAACGCTCAAAGCACTTGATGAAGAAGACGATACATCGCTCGAGTGGAGTGTCGAGCCGAAGGTGGACGGCGTCGCCCTCTCGCTGGAGTACGCCGCAGGGCGCCTCGCGCGAGCGGCCACCCGGGGCGACGGCCGCGAGGGCGACCTCGTCACGGCGAACGTCTACGGCTTCCTCAACCTGCCGGCCCGCTTGCAGGAGCCGCTGGATCTCACCGTGCGGGGCGAGGCCTACCTGGATCGGGAGCGCTTCCGGGCCCTCAACGCCGCCCGGGAGGCGGCCGGCGAGGAGCCTTTCGCCAACCCGCGCAACCTGGCCGCCGGCTCGCTCAAGCTCCACGACAGCCGGGAGGTCGCGCGGCGGGGCCTCTCCTTGGCCGTCTACGCGCTGCACGGGGAGGGTCTGCCGGGACGGCACACGGAGCGCCTCGCCTGGGCGGCCGCTCTCGGCCTGCCCGTCCTGCCGGTGCGCGCCTGCCGGGGGGAGGCCGCAGTGCTCGCTGCCGTCGCGGCGCTGGACGCCGAGCGGGGCGCGCTGCCCTACGAGACGGACGGCGCCGTCGTCAAGCTGGACAGCCTCGCGCTCCAGGAGCGCCTCGGCGCGACGGCGAAGAGCCCTCGCTGGGGGATCGCCTACAAGTTCGCCGCCGAGCGGGCGGCGACGCGCCTCCTCGCCATCCGCCTGCAGGTGGGCCGCACCGGAGCGGTGACCCCGGTCGCCGAGCTGGAGCCCGTGCTGCTCGCGGGGACGACGGTCAGCCGCGCCACCCTGCACAACCGCGAGGAGATCCGCCGCCGCGATCTGCGCGCGGGCGACCGCGTCTGGGTCGAGAAGGGCGGCGAGATCATCCCGAAAATCGTCGGCGTCGTGGAGGCGGCGCGCGACGGCAGCCAGCGCCCCTTCGTCTTCCCCGACGAGTGCCCGGCCTGCGGCGCGCCGCTCTCCTTCGCCGAGGAAGAGGTCGCCGTGCGCTGCGAAAACCCGGCCTGCCCAGCGCAGCTCAGGCGCCGCCTCGAGCACTTCGCCTCCCGGGGCGCCCTGGACATCGAGGGCCTGGGCAGGCAGTGGGTGGAGATCCTCGTCGAGCGGGGGCTGGTGCGCCGGCTGGCCGACCTCTTCGCCCTGCGCGCCGAGCAGCTCACCGCCCTGGAGCGGATGGGCGAGAAGAGCGCGGCGAACCTGCTCGCCGCGATCGCGCGCGCCCGGACGCGCTCCTGGCGGCGCAAGCTCTACGCGCTGGGCATTCGCCACGTGGGCGCCGAGACCGCGCGCACGCTGGCCGCACACTACCCCGATCTCGCGCGCCTGCGGGCGGCCACGCCTGAGGCTCTGCAGGAGCTGGCGGACGTGGGGCCGATCGTTGCGGCGGCCGTCGTCGACTTCTGCGGGCGGGAGAGCGTGGCACGCGAACTGGACGCGCTCGCGGCGGCCGGCTTCTTCGCGCACTCCGAGCCCGAAACAGCCGCGCCCGCGGCGGGCGCGGGCCGGCTGGCGGGCAGGACCGTCGTGATCACGGGCGGTTTCGTGGACGCCAGTCGAGCGGAGCTGAAGGCCTGGTGCGAGGCCCAGGGGGCCAAGGTGACCGACAGCGTCTCCGCGCGCACGCAGCTCCTGCTCGCGGGCGAGAAGCCGGGCAGCAAGCTCGCCAGGGCCCAGGCCCTCGGCATCGAGATCTGGGACGCCGCGCGCCTGGCGCGAGAGCGGCGGGAGGCGCCGTGA
- a CDS encoding methyltransferase domain-containing protein has product MRGGAPPAGPRRLRVADWLAAAERMPCLDLRGAAEFARGHLPGAGNLPLAELAGRKQELPPPGTPLFLVGGELAAAGLARLGASGRWPLAWSEEPPASWPATALVRDPPSPLWGPNPWLAAQAARLRPAGRVLDLGMGSGRNAVWLAGRGFALSGIDRLPEAVASAEALARRHGVPLAARVGDARDPGALAPGGWDGILLIDYFERSLLPRLPAALAPGGLLIVETFLRAQTAPGGRPRRARWLLEPGELAASCAGALEILALAEGEAAPGRQVASLLARRPQNRAGESA; this is encoded by the coding sequence GTGAGGGGGGGCGCGCCGCCCGCCGGCCCGCGGCGTCTGCGCGTGGCCGACTGGCTGGCGGCGGCCGAGCGAATGCCCTGCCTGGACTTGCGCGGAGCGGCGGAGTTTGCGCGCGGCCACCTGCCGGGCGCCGGCAATCTGCCGCTCGCCGAACTCGCCGGCCGCAAGCAGGAGCTGCCGCCGCCCGGCACGCCGCTCTTCCTCGTCGGCGGGGAGCTCGCGGCGGCCGGGCTCGCCCGCCTCGGCGCGAGCGGGCGCTGGCCCCTCGCCTGGTCCGAGGAGCCGCCAGCGAGCTGGCCGGCGACGGCTCTCGTCCGGGATCCGCCCTCGCCGCTCTGGGGGCCCAATCCCTGGCTGGCCGCGCAGGCGGCGCGACTGCGGCCGGCGGGGCGCGTCCTGGACCTCGGCATGGGCAGCGGACGCAACGCGGTCTGGCTGGCCGGGCGGGGCTTCGCGCTCAGCGGCATCGATCGCCTGCCGGAAGCGGTGGCGAGCGCGGAGGCGCTGGCGCGCCGCCACGGCGTGCCTCTGGCGGCGCGGGTCGGCGACGCCCGGGATCCCGGCGCCCTTGCGCCCGGCGGCTGGGACGGTATCCTGCTCATCGACTACTTCGAGCGCAGCCTCTTGCCGCGGCTGCCGGCGGCCCTCGCGCCGGGGGGGCTGCTCATCGTGGAGACCTTCCTGCGCGCGCAGACCGCGCCGGGCGGCAGGCCGCGGCGGGCGCGCTGGCTGCTCGAACCCGGGGAACTCGCGGCGAGCTGCGCCGGCGCGCTGGAGATCCTCGCGCTGGCCGAGGGCGAGGCGGCGCCGGGCCGACAGGTGGCGAGTCTGCTCGCCCGGCGGCCTCAGAACCGGGCCGGCGAATCGGCCTAG
- a CDS encoding DUF4342 domain-containing protein — MSGKRVHTEEFAIDGSLLVAKVKELLQAGKVRRITIKNEEGKALIEIPLTVGLVVGLLAPVLAALGALAALSTRCIIAVERLNEDEQAPGQSPPGD; from the coding sequence ATGAGTGGCAAGCGCGTTCACACCGAGGAGTTCGCGATCGACGGGAGCCTGCTCGTCGCCAAGGTGAAGGAACTCCTGCAGGCGGGCAAGGTCCGCCGCATCACGATCAAGAACGAGGAGGGGAAGGCGCTCATCGAGATCCCCCTCACGGTTGGGCTCGTCGTCGGCCTCCTCGCGCCGGTGCTGGCGGCCCTCGGCGCCCTCGCCGCACTCTCGACGCGCTGCATCATCGCCGTCGAGCGCCTGAACGAGGACGAGCAGGCGCCCGGCCAGAGCCCGCCCGGCGACTAG
- a CDS encoding MotA/TolQ/ExbB proton channel family protein: MIDGIARYFADGGPMMWPILAIIGGAVAVVGERLHFYFVVCRDRAALLVPAVVGALNADQPETALRLADRRSAPLNAILGAAIERYRDGGSMSEIRQAVDEAAIREVPRLTRRLGTLQTFANLATLAGLLGTIFGLQGAFRSLALTDAAQKAAVLAAGISEAMNTTSFGLLIAIPCLGLHALLASVQARRAEDLDAGALRLLNYLENRPETTGVVAGRISA; this comes from the coding sequence ATGATCGACGGTATCGCTCGCTACTTCGCCGACGGCGGACCGATGATGTGGCCCATCCTCGCCATCATCGGCGGCGCGGTTGCCGTGGTCGGCGAGCGCCTGCACTTCTACTTCGTGGTCTGCCGCGACCGCGCCGCCCTGCTGGTGCCCGCCGTCGTCGGCGCGCTGAACGCCGACCAGCCGGAAACCGCCCTGCGGCTTGCCGACCGCCGCAGCGCGCCCCTGAACGCGATCCTCGGCGCCGCCATCGAGCGCTATCGAGATGGCGGCAGCATGAGCGAGATCCGCCAGGCCGTCGACGAGGCGGCCATCCGCGAGGTGCCCCGCCTGACGCGACGCCTCGGCACCCTGCAGACCTTCGCCAACCTGGCCACCCTCGCCGGTCTGCTCGGCACCATCTTCGGTCTCCAGGGAGCCTTTCGCTCGCTCGCGCTCACGGACGCGGCCCAGAAGGCGGCGGTTCTCGCCGCCGGCATCTCCGAGGCGATGAACACGACCTCCTTCGGGCTCTTGATTGCGATTCCCTGTCTGGGTCTGCACGCGCTGCTCGCGAGCGTGCAGGCGCGGCGCGCCGAGGACCTCGATGCCGGCGCGCTGCGCCTGCTCAACTACCTGGAGAACCGCCCGGAGACGACGGGCGTGGTGGCCGGCCGCATCTCCGCCTGA